Part of the Quercus robur chromosome 5, dhQueRobu3.1, whole genome shotgun sequence genome, ACTCTTTTTGTCCGGGTTTTCCTCAAGTGGTGTTCTTGATTTCcagatatcttgatcaaattCAGTCATTGAAGACCCAGTTTACTGTTGGTATAGTATTCTGTTATACCCATTTCTATGAATGGTGCTGCCTTATGGCAGACATAATTTAAAAGGTCAACAGCATGACCACCAAGAAGTAATATTTAGGTGTTATTAATACTGATTGAGTTTATCTTAGCTGTCCACTTAATCATTTTCATATGGTCAACACCAACTTGTATTTAATTAACTGTTGTTGACAACCTACTTGATGCAAAAGGTCAATGTTGCAAACTTTTGTGTGAAAGAGTTGTAAGTCTGATCAAATTGTTTTGCACATCTGTAATTTCCTTTCACTTGATCATATCAGATTTATatacaaaactaaaatttatgcATGACTATAATATTTATTTGCTTCTTTTGATTGAGGTACAGATCTTAGTAATGTTGTCATGCTGTTTGGAGACTCCTATTTGATCCTTTTCTTAATTAGAACGATTGTTTGTGTGGACGATCACCTCCTCCCCttcccctttttctttctccccAATCCAATTCTCACTTTGATTCCTGTGAAGACATTAGATAAGGAACTTGGATAAGAATGACTTGTTGGGGTATGACTGCTTTTCAATTGAAAGAAGTTCAACATTTCCAAATCTGaacatttttcattcttttttcttccagTTCTCCCATCAGGAAGACGGGGTAACGCATGTCCTAGTAACGGGAGGTGCTGGCTACATTGGTTCACATGCTACCTTACGACTTCTGAAGGACAAATACCGTGTAACTATAGTGGTATGCCTTTTTCCttataaatgtaattttattttctgcattttcaattttaattccATATCTGTGTGATTCTCTCTTTCGACAGGACCTCTAAAttgtattttcaaattattttgcaATTTCAAAGTTAATTACATACCTTTGAGATTTTCCCTTTTGACAGGACAACCTCTCACGGGGAAACCTGGGTGCTGTAAGGGTTCTCCAAGAATTGTTTCCAGAACCTGGAAGACTTCAGTTTATTTATGCTGACTTGGGTGATGCAAAAGCCGTATCCTTATTAtgccctttatatatatatatatatatatatatatttttttttacattgaaGGTGCCCTTTATAAAATAAACTTCATATAAGACTTGTTACTTTAATATAAATAGCCACACCTGGAGTTTACCTTAACAGATTTTTCAGGTTAATAAAATATTCTCAGAGAATGCGTTTGATGCTGTTATGCATTTTGCAGCTGTAGCATATGTTGGGGAAAGCACCCTTTTCCCACTTAAGTAAGTATTGCTTTTGATATCTAGCACATTTAAACTGTCAACCTTGCCTATTACAAAGTGTTCTCGCTTGTGGGACTTGTATTTCTTGCATCTTAGGAATTCAAACTTTCttgaaaagtttaaattttatggAAACCATGAATGTAGAACTCAGGGATTATCATTAAAACGTTTTACATAAGAAAAATTGTAAATGATGCATGTAAAGTTTGTTAGTCACTCTGATTGGGAGGATACTTGCTATGACTAGATTTCTCAATGTCAGCAACTTTCTAACAATAGCATGAAATTGTAAGGTTTGCTTGGATCAAAATCAAGcaaatttaaaactatgaaATTTTGGCCCAATTAACATGAATGTGAAATTTCATAGCGGGATTATACCCTTTTTTGTTGTGTTGTAATAATATCCAAACGGAATGTGACTAAATCTATAATGTTTTGAAATGTATTCATTTTCCTTTACCATAGTTGATTGCTAAAGCCCATCCACAATGTGGAATGAGGTGTGGAGAGATGATAACTTGCTAATGTTGAAATCTCTATCGATGGGTTTGGCCCATTCGGGATTCATTTTATCAGGTCTGGCAGCAAGTTAAAGTTGGATTTGGATTAAGGTTGACTTTGTATGAGTCATGCTTTGCATATAGGAATTTGTTCTAGTGTATATGCTTtgttttgctatgcctaagatATTTGAGTGTAATTTTGAGCTGGGTGCATGCAGTGGGTCTCTCACAACATGTGGTCCCCCACCAGTGTGTGGGGCCCATGTGTTGTGAGAGGGTTTTCTGTATACAGTGGGTACACGATATCCTTTCATGTGTGATGTTTGAGAAACTAGTTAATCTTGTGACTTTCCTTGGCTcaagtttattttgttttatatttgcTTTATTCCCCTTCGGCAAGTAAATTGGTGCTTCATATCGTGGAAACTTGTAAAATTATGTTACTAATTATATCTTTGACCTTGTTGCAACAGGTATTATCATAATATTACATCAAATACTTTGGTAGTATTAGAGGCCATGGCAGCACATGGTGTGAAGAAATTGATATATTCTAGTACATGTGCAACATATGGGGAACCTGAAAAGATGCCTATTACGGAAGTAACTCCTCAGGTGAGGGTTctacaccctttttttttttttttgaaaatttaattgttaattGGATAAAGATTGGTTATATTGAcatcaatattattatttttatttattgtcggacttaacaggaaaaaaaaaaagaaaaaaaaagaagaagaagattattggttttgttttcctttttttcgtGAGGCAATAAAATTTGGGGTGGCATGCTAGTAGCCTAGTACTATATTATATGTGTAAGTGGTCTTATTGCTATAAGACTCAAAACTTTGTTGCATGATTTCAGGCCCCCATTAATCCATATGGAAAAGCTAAAAAAATGGCAGAAGATATCATCTTGGATTATTCTAAAAATTCAAACATGGCAGTCATGATCCTAAGGTTTGGTTTAGCTGtactcttattttatttaaatcagTTTAACTCCTTTTTTGACATGTGACAACAATAATGGATGGCCAGACTTCACCCTCTCTgctctcttttttcttataaaataagaaCTCTGATAGACCAGAATCAATTATCCTGATTGTCATGGatctgtttttcctttttgaaattGTTAGATACTTCAATGTGATTGGGTCAGATCCAGAGGGCAGATTAGGTGAAGCTCCAAAACCTGAACTACGTGAACATGGACGAATCTCTGGTGCTTGTTTTGATGCAGCTAGTGGTATTATGCCTGGACTGAAGGTAAGCTTAGTTATTACATGACAAGTCCCTCTTTGACGTTGCAAAGATCTTGCTTAAGTCATGGCCAGTTCATTTCTTCAAAAGCAAGTTATCCTCAAATTTAAATGAATAATTTGAGAAGTCTGTGAGACCTGGACCTGGTGAATAGAATCGGTGGAGAGGTTGTcttatggtccgtttggattgagggagagggagggggagtagagtagagtagagtagataagaATTGGcccaaaattagcctattttcagCCAATTTTACTgtactctccctccctcctccctcaatccaaacaggcccttaaaGTCAGCTGTCTagagacattaaaaaaaaaaatcatctgtCTGAGATAGGACTATAAATATGATTAGCATTTAAACTTTTAACTCTCAAGTTTACAACCATGTGGTTTTAGTTGATAATACTTTGCTATAAATGATGGGGAAGCTTCTCCACATcagttttaaaataattgtgTCTACTCTGATTTGTTCTAATTTGTTGTTTTGCACTTTGCAGGTTAAAGGAACAGACTATGATACACCTGATGGCACTTGCGTACGCGATTATATTGATGTCACTGACCTGGTTGATGCTCATGTGAAAGCTCTTGAAAAGGCTGAGCCCAAAAAGGTTGGAATCTACAATGTTGGCACTGGAAAAGGTAGGATAAACAGagtataataattttaatttatagcaTTTCCTTGTCTTGTGTGTGAGGGATGTAAATCATGTAATACCTCTGATAGAAATCTAAGACTTCTTTTTGGATTGCTTTAATCAGGTAGATCGGTAAAAGATTTTGTGGAGGCATGTAAGCAGGCTACAGGAAAGCCAATCAATGTTGATTACCTACCCCGCCGGCCTGGTGACTATGCTAAAGTGTATAGTGACCCATCTAAGATCATGCGTGAACTGAACTGGACAGCACGATATACTGATCTTAAAGAGAGTTTGCAGACTGCATGGAGATGGCAGCAGTCGCACCGTGGTGGGTATGAAAATATTTAAGCATCATCTTACTGAAAGGATAACAGCATTCCGTAGCCGAAGATTTATGCAAAGACCCCATGCAGTGCTGATTTTGGCCACGTTCTAATGCTCTCTTTAGAACAGGGGTTTGAAATTGagatcaaattttttatatatattatatatcattATGGGGTAGTAGTAGGATTCAAGCAAAGCTCATTTGTTACATGTATTAGAACAGAATATAGTTCAATAATGATGATGCTTAGGCGCGGGTATAGcttttattgattattttgttcttacattttttttgccCTTATTGATTAGAATGGATACCTGTGCCAATGAAGGGTGATGGTGGTCATATCTTGTTACAGATGCCCCTCTAATCTGAATGTTACTTTTGTAGAGCACCCCATCAATGTATTGTCAGTCTTGTTTATAACCGAGTAGAACAAAAACTGGGTGTTTGGAATCAATGAAATACATAGTGGCAAGGTTATCAAATTTGTAGTGTTGATGGTAGGTTTGTATGATCTTACTTCGCTGAAACAATCTAAATCGTATGAGGATGAATGACTCTTACTTGGGCCAAATGAGCAGGATTAGCAGGATCCTATAATCCTAATATCTAAAGCCTCTGGCTAAAGAGTAGTAGGATTGGCAGGATCCTAGCGTGTAAgctaatttttagattttacttattgggttttaattatGTAGGCAAAATATCTCACATTCGTTCTTCAAATTTTAGCTTCTGTCTCACTTCCATGGTGTAACTCttctagtttaaaatttttaattgattgaatTATAGCTATGCTTTTCTTCTATATTAGTacataaattcattttatttttcacactTATAATGACCTTTTGTGATTGGATATGAGCAAAATTTTTTAGTTCATAAATTTCACGCAATGTTTAAAGTCAAATACGTGTAAAAGCATTAGTTCATTTTCATGGGAAAGAGGACCCCCTCCCATTGAGCGAGTATCAAATGAGATGGTCTCTTgtagataattttgttcaataatcTCATAGATacagcttttatatatatatatatatatatatatatatatacacacgcgCGCGCTTTAAATGGACACCGACGCCAATGATGGGTGATGGCggtcaaattttgttttatatgctACCTATAATCTTGATGTTACTTTGTCCTTTGTAGAGGACCCCATCAATGTATTGTGAATCTCTAATTATTGACCGAGTAGAACAAAACAGTGGGGTTGGAATTAGTGGAATACATAGGTTTGTACGATTTTAGTCCAAACAATCCAAATTCTCATAAATCCAAATTGTATGAGAATCAATGGATCTTACTTTATCCAAATGATCCAAATTGTGTAAGGATCAATGGAGTAGGATTTGAGCAAGATTGGTAAGATTTACCATCTAAGCTTGGGTTTAAAGAGTAAGATTTGAGTAAGATTGGTAGGATTTGGTCAGGCAGGCTCAATGAATTTGGGAGCTCTAGGCGAAATCTTTAAACGaggttttttattatatttaattataaattcatagtCATCTAGAAAATACTAAACTTGATCCACTAAGACCAGCCCACTATCCATCCATACCACTAAAtcttatttcttaaaaaaaaaaaaaaaaaaaaaaaaaaaaaaaaaaaaaaaaaaaaaacacgtgtAGGACTAGGATCAATGCTTTAAGTGGGTCCATTCCATAGTCTTCTAGAGAATactaaagaaatcaaaatttaagagtaaaaaaaaaaaaaaaatgtaaagactAAAGAGTACAACTAAAGTTAAgtaaaaaaggagaataaaaaccCAACAGCAAACCATGAAGAAGACCAAAGAGGCACAAGGAAGActgaagagaaaacaaaaaatgaacctAAAATGAAGATCTATGCACACACCAAGTCTATAGCCAACACCAATTGATGAGTAAGCCAAgtaaaaagagtttttttttttttttttttttttttttttttttttttttttttttttctaccttttgttatcttttcttCTGCATTTTGTTACTTGTATATTGAGAAAATCaatgtctctctttctctccctctctacaTTTCAAGTAATAAACATGGGTTTTCTTAATGAAATGTGGTACAAAGGTTTGATTCAGAAGatacttggattttttttttctaagaaagtTAAAGATTTGGTGATTTGATTGGACTTCATGCCCTTTCAGCATTTTTGCATTGTGAGAAACTATTAGAAATAACttgttttttctcaattttcaatTAAAGGCTTAAATAATTTGGATGggccttacttttttttttttttccacaacattatataatatattagtaCAATTGGGGGCCCTCTTACAAGTGAGGGCCTTAGGCGGTGGCCTAAATGGCCTATAGGGTCAACCGGCATTGGATCTAGTGTACCTTCTAAGCTTGGGTTTAAAGAGTAAGATTTGAGCAAAATTGGTAAGATTTAAGCTTTGGGCTTAATAATTTTAAGATTGGTAGGATCCTACCATGAAAGCTTGGggttaaataattttaagatATTACTTATTGGTAATTTGAGTTTGAAAAATTTAGTCACTTGTGACacatttattaaaacaaagaaaaaatcctTGGATCAAATCATCGTTAGCCTATCAAAAATCTCACTTCATTCTTCAAGCTTGAGCTTCAGTCTTTCactgacttttatttttttggatgagaaaactTCCATTAATAACAAAGAACTGACGTACAACATAAAGCAAGCTTGTGCTACATCAGAATAGGCAATCCTGGTGGATCAGGAGTCTCACTAATGGAGGGGAAAAACCTTCCCAGACTTAACTAGTTTCATTACAATTAGCATAGCGAGCAAGCTCATGCGCAACCTTATTAAAGTCCCTCTTCAAATGTCTGATTTGCCAACTGCTAAAACAGTCAAGAATGCTCAGGATTCGTTTCATAGTGTAACACCTCTAGTTATTGTTAATCGAACTAATCTAtgcttttcttccttttattttttggacttATAATGACTTCGTGATTGGGCATGATCACCTAGTAACCATCCCCAAAATCCAGAGAAGTGGGCGACCAGGGGACACTCATTAGGAGAAGCTCCAACCAAGGTCATTTAATTCATAAgttattattttaagggtttGGAATAATTCAATGTTTATAGCCAAATACATTTGAAGCATAATCTTATTTCTATGAAGAAAGGATCCTCCACTCCCATTTATGAGACCGCCCTTGCACACTATGTAGAACTTACACATGTAGGACCCACATGTCCCTCCCATTTAAAACctccaatttcttctttttttaaataattttcgTATATAAAGACACATGACATTCAAAATATAGATTACTATTCAGAATaattctatttaattttaatcaaatataaattcaatgtaTGAGGACTCGCACTAAAATACAGTTTTAGTATTCTACAATATCCTGAGCTTTTTGGATCAGGATGTATTGAGGGTGGCTTGATTGTCAAATTCTATAAATCAAAAGGAATATGTTGTACAAATAAATTGCTCAAAATGCATAACTCAAAATGAATTAAATTGCTCAAAAAATTAGTATGTGAAGACACAATTAGACATAGGACAGGTAAACATTACTATGAATTTCAAACTCAGTCGCGAAATAAATCTGTTCCATTCAATTTTATATGTTCCTGTCGCTTACAAAACCAATAGAGAATAGCCGTCATGAATGGTGAAAGGACCATATATATAGTAACAGAATTCACCTCTCTGCCTAAAATGAATTCATCAAGCAACTGATTGAACAGCCCGGTCAAAGCTCTCCTCTGCGGTTGACGCACGTTTGACAAGCACATGGTCTGGGTGTGAAAGTTTCAACTGGCTGCAAAATCAGTGTCTTAAAGCAGTAAGTcactaataacaaatttcaccAGAATTCTCATCTCCCATCTctcctgtgtgtgtgtgtgtgtttttctttaaaaaaattaattaattgtagCACTTCAATTACGattatttagtttttctatCATAGCAACTAAATTAAGATTTGAAATagtgatgtaaaaaaaataaaaaaataaaacagaaatTTACATCCTAGAATTTGTACACAAGCCTAATGAGGTAGGATCTAtacatatatatcaaattattttatttataatatacatACTATTAGAAACCTTGCACAATAACCTTGTGCAACAGCAGTCAACAGATAATTGAAAAGGGGCCAGGGGGGGGGTGTTTGGTGGGGTTTAAGAAGAAGGATCCAATCCAAATGAGAACCAAAAAGACATTTGTTATATTCAACCATTGCAAATGTTGGAGTAAAATTAGACATGTACCATTCCCAAGCAAAAAGTAAAACATCAAACTTCAAGAATCCAATCCACTT contains:
- the LOC126726785 gene encoding UDP-arabinose 4-epimerase 1-like, whose product is MLNFGRGRTQTRSTRSMSLGGMDYPDPKKKSSFVGKILLAAGLTALCILMLKQSPSFNSPSPFSHQEDGVTHVLVTGGAGYIGSHATLRLLKDKYRVTIVDNLSRGNLGAVRVLQELFPEPGRLQFIYADLGDAKAVNKIFSENAFDAVMHFAAVAYVGESTLFPLKYYHNITSNTLVVLEAMAAHGVKKLIYSSTCATYGEPEKMPITEVTPQAPINPYGKAKKMAEDIILDYSKNSNMAVMILRYFNVIGSDPEGRLGEAPKPELREHGRISGACFDAASGIMPGLKVKGTDYDTPDGTCVRDYIDVTDLVDAHVKALEKAEPKKVGIYNVGTGKGRSVKDFVEACKQATGKPINVDYLPRRPGDYAKVYSDPSKIMRELNWTARYTDLKESLQTAWRWQQSHRGGYENI